aggatatggaaaccttgggatcatctcgtcgttggtcttggatcgaatcagtgactctgcatagtctgagggcctcgggaagagtatccccaggtggaaatggagaataaagaaaataattagcgtagctgctgttcacagtgtatatcagcaagatgcataacctgtgtggaagccccgtaagtggtgcactaagtgtatgctttactgaacagataggtctttaatctagttttgaattgggagagtgtgtctgagcctcggacgttatcaggaaggctattccagagtttaggagctataaatgagaaggctcgacctcctttactcgactttgctattcgaggtactaccagaagtcctgagttttgagatcttaaagagcgagttggattgtagcgagacagaagattggttagataagcaggagctagattatttagagctttatatgtaagaagcaatattttaaattcaatacgaaacttaacaggcagccagtgtaaggaggataaaattggggtgatgtgatcaaattttctagacctggttagaactctggcagctgcattttgtactaattgaagtttgttaatagaggatgctgggcagccagcaaacagagcattacagtagtccagcctagaagtcataaaagcatggactagcttttctgcatctgagatggatagcatacttcgtaacttagctatatttctcagatgaaagaaagcagtttttgtgacatgggaaatatgatttttaaaagttaaattgctgtctaatatgacacccagatcttttatagtagaactaacgctaactttgtatccctctaattgtagatcgagttgtgagatctgctgtgtacaggatttaggcccaataagtaataattctgttttgtctgagtttaagagaagataattgttggtcatccagtctttaacatctttaatacactcagttagcttggacagattagacgtctcgtcaggtttagttgaaatatataattgagtatcatctgcatagcagtgaaagctgatcccatgtcttctaataatgtctcccaggggtagcatgtatattgtaaacagtaaagggcctaaaactgatccttgaggcaccccgtattttactgggctgatttgtgaaggctgtccatttatatttacaaactggtaacggtcagataagtatgacttaaaccattgtagggcatgtccttggacacctgtagactttaagcgattaataaggataccatggtcaatggtgtcaaatgccgcactaagatcgagtagaactaatagcgagatgcacccttggtcagcagctaagagtaaatcgttggttattttcactaatgcagtttctgtactgtgatgagctctgaaacctgactgaaacacttcaaaaacattgttggtctgcagaaaggagcataattgagcagaaacaactttttctagtattttagatataaatggaaggtttgaaataggcctataattagctaagttgctgggttccagttgtggtttcttaataataggtttaataacagctaacttgtagggatttggaacatggcctaaagataaagaagagttgataatgttaagaagaggttctcctataacaggtagcaattctttcagtaactttgttggaattgggtccaatatacacgtagctgatttagagctatttataattttgtctagctcttcctgttgtatgattttaaagcactgtaggttatttagattcagaggcgtgtttactggatctgaagtataaggcggtgcagaaagtttaatatctcctattttctgtctaaagccttctattttatcactgaaaaaattcatgaagtcatcactactaatttgcggtggaacgttttgttccaaagatgaccgattatttgttaatttagcgatggtgttaaataagaatctaggattgttttgattattttctatcagtttgcggaggtgctcagccctggcagattttaaagccctcctatagctggacatactgtctttgtatgcaattctaaagacttctaaattagtttttttccatttacgttccagggcacgggttgctgttttgagagcgcgggtatgactattataccacggtgtagttttattctctctagtcttttttagtttgatgggtgccacagtatttaaagtgctagtaaagatggcatccatactgctggttactacatcaaggtcatttgcgtttgcgggtgcatttcgaagtagagaaagatcaggtaagttatttataaattcatctttagtggatggaacaatagttctactaggacgatatatcggagcggatctgctaatttcaggtaaacacagcttatatagtaagaggtagtggtctgtaatatcatcactttgtggtataatgtctacatcagtgacctcaattccataagacagaattagatctagtgtatgctttaggcgatgagttggaccaataacattttgctttattcctagtgagaccagcaagtccgtaaacgcgagccctaacgtgtcgttagcgtcatctatgtggatgttaaagtctcctacaattagtattttatcagttttaactagtaagtcagagataaaatcagaaaactcttttagaaaattgacatagggtcctggaggtctatatatggtgattagagcgagagataacataggtttttgcatagtgtttggaaggacaacattaagcgctagtacttcaaaggagctaaacataagtccgtttctctgattaacattaagaatatcactaaagattgacgcaactccaccaccacgaccagtttgacgagcctcatgtttatataagaatcctggaggagttgcctcatttaaactaatatagtcattttgtttcagccaggtttcagtgagacagagtgcattaagattgttatctgtcattatttcatttatgataagtgctttaggtgctagtgacctgatgtttaggagaccaagcttcatgaaatttgtattttcactttttcgtgttttttctggtttaattcttaatagattatttttggagcacacagtacgtttgtttcttgatctaataatacgaggaacagacacagtctctatgtggttagttaggtatgcattactgttatttttgtgggacgaataggagtctgtgtggctaaattgtgagttttgtgaatttttacttactagtcagatagagcgaagtattctggtgatgttgtccgacaggagttcagctccagctcgactggggtgcagcccgtcagcgcggaaaagcctaggacgctcccagaaaagattccagttattggcaaagagcaatttctgttcttcacaccatgttaatagccattcattcagagcaaaaagtctactgaacctttcatttcctcggcggtaggtaggaagcggtccagaaacgatgatctgcgtggcgggcgaagtgcgtcgaaccgtctcgatcaggctcctgaagtccttcttcaggatctccgtctgccggagcccggtgtcgttcgtccccacgtggaggacggcggcaccgaggctctcggcagcgctcaggatagtaggtatctgtgcagaaatattcttaactcgggcaccagggaagcagaaagtgcgtactttgttacctttggaggaagtggagcggacgtggcggacgattgagtcgccaatgatggcaacatcgcgacccgtctcgcggagaggggcgaagcggttctccgtggggatctcgaacaccggaggaggagacgttctgccccgggacctggcaagcaccttacgcggttgcacccaggggccgtggtagccgggagtcggcgtgaacgacgcctgggtgcaccgcgtcctcggtgcgctgggcctggacagagaaacacgcggggttgaagaaactgggagattgtcgttgtatcggacacttacctcagacgagcgagtacgggttaagagcagagccctgatgccctctcgcttcgtctccagcgagcgaatctgggactccaccgcttccagctccagctccagcgcctccatcgatgcctctcctgcactcaaggacagacacgcaagcgacattgtacaaggtgaagagcaaagccagaaagtgagaaaataaatgtgtgaaaggggttggtagctttagctgaccagcggtgctagcaggctaaagctacaaacaccaagcggatgctcgagaaacagaacgtttaaaagtagatttgtttgtatgagtgtgttaggggattgttcaccccaagtaggagagataaatatttagtgaatgaggaagtattttaagataaaaatgtaaattgcgaatctaaactccaaacaaacgcagcgaactccaaacaaacgcagcgaagcagTACATGCATTGcagggatacaaaatccagtgtaaatttgtaatttagaATTGAAGGTTTaaacttttcttatattataatataacgttttgtgtcgttattttggtggtcaaaagggcatcaatgtgtggatgtcaaaagGACTTCAAGGTTTGCAAATGACGATTTCCATTATTTGACGTGTTTgttgtttaatgtgttttttgacgtcattttgacatcaaggtttCTAAAACAACCACAATTTATTGACTGTAAAATGTAATTGATAGCAAATGAGTCAATAGGCATCATTTTAACAGCTTCACCATGACAGTGAGTACatgattttcgccgcattttgtggcaggatagtctatacacatggCAGTTTGACACTATTCTATGTACCTACTGAGTCAATGAAGTACCACAAATGCCTGCATTGttaaaatgcagagttttttttcccccatatgccatgcggtatcaaattccattaaaacaacactcttccagcagttcatactcacatacaatatctcgtttgtcacagggacatgcatgaaatgttcctgaatgaaaatgaaagtgccgaactgcagttaaaatcgacaaattaaaaatgaaacacccaaaattacatgaaacccCGGAGGATAGCACGATGATGCAATggcgttaatcgaattatgtgctataacatgtaaaacgggatcatgaaaggaacattcaaacagcaactcatgtaaagaccttaatcatattattgtcttattcagattaaggcagataattagatgtccatgtaaacgtagtgaGTTTTTGGTTTGAAAGTCACACCATGCAGTGACAGGCTGAAGGGGGACTGAAACCAGCGCACTGAACACATTTTCAGCTACTATTTTCTGCTGTTTTCTCTATCCGCCAAAAACCAAAAACACCATTTTCAGCTAATAATTACCGCCTGCTGAAAATTCAGTGCATTCCTAAATTGTAGTGGTATTCATCACAGCACCAAATGCTTTAAGACTTAATTGCCTATTTATTTGCAAACATAAACATTCTCACATCTTAATCTGGCCTGCAACAAGccaaagaaaatgattgaaaatgtTTTGATTCTTTAAAGACCCACGAGTCATTTACAGTTAGACTccatttgttaatattagttcattaaactgaaaattaaaactgcttaaaaagcattcattcatcttaggtgatgttaatttcttagttaattaaaaaaaaaaaaaacatgcagctAATGGAGCTACTAAGTAATAAAGTTCAGTTGTAtttttaactaactaactaactaactaactaactaactaactaactaactaactaactaactgtatTCAAAACTCAAAAATCAGTCGGGCTACAAGTTGACTCGGGTTTCTTTCCATTTAAAGATGTTTACTGAATTTTCAAGCATCATAACAATAACTCCCGTGTACAAACTGTGTTGCtccgtctttctttctttcactgtTCTATTTTGTAATATAAGTTAAAACAGTCCAATAAGGGCTGAGCACACCATTACAAACAAAGGAGTAGGGGTGAAATCAACAAATGTACACAACTAAACAAATCAACATGTGAAAACTGTACATGAATTTGAGtactattaatacatttaaataaaaaatatggctTTTACTCTAACATTTACTAAAGCCCCGGTCAAATCTCATGGATTTGTTATGATTTTGACATGATTTCGTTGAGgtagggtgtcgtggggattcgtaaacaacaaatgggcatcgtgacacaagattcaatcattTCTTCTCATGTAATGTGGTATAATTCATGACAACCGATACAATGCCTGCGatgtctcacaacaccatcacagaaagtctagcatgtttacattttttctcGTTCTGCACGACGAGTTCCGTCACGTGAATGACACTGGGCAATAGAAGCACATAATTCTCGGTTATATCAGTGGGTGCTGCTGTTAATAcgctggtcaggtaatcaaaaaataggctgcatatttacttatgggtgggtcacgGGCGCATAAGGTGTTTCAATCcaaggtgttttaagcaattttatccgacagactggcacaaatatgcagacatctccattctcacaagGAGTTtttgagttctctcatccttccaacagagtttgttcttctgaggtaatcTGAGAccatgttcagtgctgcgaaaacgttgcaaaagcatttcctgcttattcatatttgtcatttatagtgaaaacagtttaatataggcttctctgaaactgaatatttcactttaattttatttaggctacattattattttatttaacaaaccaatacAATCTCACGTTTTGCCGCATATAGCGGACTTTTTTTGAAGTGCATCACCTCAAAAGTTATTCCAtattcttgtttata
The sequence above is drawn from the Danio aesculapii chromosome 21, fDanAes4.1, whole genome shotgun sequence genome and encodes:
- the LOC130214492 gene encoding uncharacterized protein LOC130214492 isoform X1; the encoded protein is MSLACLSLSAGEASMEALELELEAVESQIRSLETKREGIRALLLTRTRSSEVSVRYNDNLPVSSTPRVSLSRPSAPRTRCTQASFTPTPGYHGPWVQPRKVLARSRGRTSPPPVFEIPTENRFAPLRETGRDVAIIGDSIVRHVRSTSSKGNKVRTFCFPGARVKNISAQIPTILSAAESLGAAVLHVGTNDTGLRQTEILKKDFRSLIETVRRTSPATQIIVSGPLPTYRRGNERFSRLFALNEWLLTWCEEQKLLFANNWNLFWERPRLFRADGLHPSRAGAELLSDNITRILRSI
- the LOC130214492 gene encoding uncharacterized protein LOC130214492 isoform X2; the encoded protein is MSLACLSLSAGEASMEALELELEAVESQIRSLETKREGIRALLLTRTRSSEVSVRYNDNLPVSSTPRVSLSRPSAPRTRCTQASFTPTPGYHGPWVQPRKVLARSRGRTSPPPVFEIPTENRFAPLRETGRDVAIIGDSIVRHVRSTSSKGNKVRTFCFPGARVKNISAQIPTILSAAESLGAAVLHVGTNDTGLRQTEILKKDFRSLIETVRRTSPATQIIVSGPLPTYRRGNERLFRADGLHPSRAGAELLSDNITRILRSI